A genome region from Myroides fluvii includes the following:
- a CDS encoding 3',5'-cyclic-nucleotide phosphodiesterase, which produces MKKLFFTLCTFLLYCTSSIFAQNLEIIPLGVYGGGDESNLSCYLLGVEKSNSYIALDAGTIRSGINKAIEKGTFDVSFETVLQQYIKGYFISHGHLDHLSGLLINSPEDSAKPIYSLPFVADIFKNNYFTNASWANFGNEGESPILGKYTYAKMKPFHTFSIDNTTFSAELFELSHVSPQKSSAILLRNNSDYVLYFGDTGADRIEKTNHLTTIWEYIAPLVQNKNLKTILIEVSFPNSQPEHLLFGHLTPKLLTEELSKLAQYTNRKELRDLTIIITHLKPSGNQIETIKRELKENNPLQVHYIFPEQGERIILK; this is translated from the coding sequence ATGAAGAAGTTATTTTTCACCCTTTGTACCTTTTTACTCTATTGTACTTCATCCATATTTGCACAGAACCTTGAAATTATTCCACTGGGCGTTTATGGTGGTGGGGATGAAAGCAATTTATCTTGCTATTTATTAGGAGTAGAAAAGAGCAATAGCTATATAGCTCTTGATGCTGGAACAATACGAAGCGGAATAAACAAAGCAATCGAAAAGGGAACTTTTGATGTTTCTTTTGAAACTGTACTACAGCAGTACATTAAAGGATACTTTATTTCGCATGGTCATTTAGATCATCTTTCAGGCTTACTGATCAATTCACCAGAAGATTCAGCGAAACCTATTTATTCTTTGCCTTTTGTTGCCGATATTTTCAAAAACAACTATTTCACCAATGCATCTTGGGCAAATTTTGGCAATGAAGGAGAATCTCCAATATTAGGGAAATATACGTATGCGAAGATGAAGCCCTTCCATACTTTTTCTATTGACAACACCACTTTTTCTGCAGAACTATTTGAATTAAGTCATGTGAGTCCACAAAAGAGTTCAGCTATTTTATTGAGAAACAATAGCGATTATGTGCTCTACTTTGGAGATACAGGAGCCGATCGCATTGAAAAAACCAATCATTTAACGACCATATGGGAGTATATTGCTCCTCTTGTTCAAAATAAAAACCTAAAAACTATTTTAATAGAAGTGTCTTTTCCCAATAGTCAACCTGAACATTTACTATTTGGGCATTTAACTCCAAAATTATTAACTGAAGAATTGAGTAAACTAGCACAATATACCAATCGAAAAGAGTTGAGAGACTTGACTATTATTATTACTCATTTAAAGCCTTCAGGTAATCAGATTGAAACAATTAAAAGAGAATTAAAAGAAAACAATCCTCTACAAGTACACTATATTTTTCCAGAACAAGGAGAAAGAATCATTTTAAAATAA
- a CDS encoding sigma-70 family RNA polymerase sigma factor: protein MNLKDKWINDHFELYWDELYCYSCNIVRDRQLAEDVVQEVFVQIWNNFHQLSILDAKSYLMRSVRNRSILALKTVDFDTIQLETVYHTLTQNENLSEEEQGYYKEELVHLIFAKAKEVLPKRCLEVFQLRYGSHLSYKQIAEQLSISESTVDKQIHKAIKSLKTNLPYAIDVMTVLVFLSL from the coding sequence ATGAATTTAAAGGATAAATGGATCAACGATCACTTTGAGTTGTATTGGGATGAATTGTATTGTTATTCTTGTAATATTGTTCGAGATCGTCAGTTAGCAGAAGACGTAGTACAAGAAGTTTTTGTACAGATATGGAATAATTTTCATCAATTATCCATTTTGGATGCTAAGTCATACCTAATGAGAAGCGTTCGAAATCGAAGTATTTTGGCCCTTAAAACAGTCGATTTTGATACCATTCAATTGGAAACAGTTTATCACACTTTAACGCAGAATGAAAACTTATCTGAGGAAGAGCAAGGGTATTACAAGGAAGAATTAGTTCATCTTATTTTTGCTAAAGCCAAAGAAGTACTGCCAAAACGCTGTTTGGAAGTATTTCAATTGAGATACGGTAGTCACCTTAGTTATAAACAGATTGCAGAACAATTGAGTATTTCTGAAAGTACAGTGGATAAGCAAATTCACAAAGCAATTAAAAGCCTGAAAACGAACTTACCGTATGCTATTGATGTGATGACAGTATTGGTTTTTTTGAGCCTATAG
- a CDS encoding FecR family protein has product MIKKFRQLCGKYLNQTASSSEKKVVDDFIQTLQEQPFVNRDQVKDDKQLKQRMYSRIKFTTGIKKRQQKRKQQALFVLTLVTLLISGIGLSVDFFFSNHKQYSVALGEKTQSIQLDDTTTVTLTPGSKLMVSNDFNTVNRQVQLEGEAFFNVARNEAKPFIVQTNQVAVAVLGTSFLVNDHEVVVKTGKVVVENQQETQTDKVWLTAHEKVTFSNGEFKKSLVDVLSLYSSYKAALVMHEIPLLTWKKIIEEEFNVLVQIEDLPQTELYTTGDFRSTSLQDIVHSFCFIHQVKYTVSGSHIRLEK; this is encoded by the coding sequence ATGATTAAAAAGTTTAGACAACTTTGTGGCAAGTATCTGAATCAAACTGCTTCATCTTCGGAAAAAAAGGTAGTGGATGATTTTATTCAAACCCTGCAAGAACAACCATTCGTTAACCGCGATCAGGTAAAAGACGATAAGCAGTTGAAACAGCGAATGTACAGTAGAATTAAATTTACTACTGGAATTAAAAAAAGACAACAAAAGCGAAAGCAACAAGCTTTATTTGTATTAACCCTCGTTACACTACTTATAAGTGGTATAGGGTTGTCTGTCGATTTTTTCTTTTCAAACCATAAGCAGTATTCTGTTGCTTTAGGAGAAAAAACGCAATCTATCCAATTAGATGATACGACAACAGTGACTTTAACCCCAGGTTCTAAACTGATGGTTTCCAATGATTTTAATACTGTTAATCGACAGGTACAGTTAGAAGGAGAAGCATTTTTTAATGTTGCTCGAAATGAAGCTAAACCCTTTATCGTTCAAACAAATCAAGTCGCTGTTGCCGTATTGGGAACCTCTTTTTTAGTGAATGATCACGAAGTTGTAGTGAAAACGGGGAAAGTAGTGGTGGAAAACCAACAAGAAACTCAAACAGATAAAGTCTGGCTTACAGCACATGAAAAAGTGACATTTTCGAACGGGGAATTTAAGAAGTCTCTTGTGGATGTCTTGTCTTTATATTCGAGTTATAAAGCAGCACTCGTAATGCACGAAATACCGCTATTAACGTGGAAAAAAATAATTGAAGAAGAGTTTAATGTTTTAGTTCAAATAGAAGATCTACCTCAAACAGAACTTTATACAACGGGAGATTTTAGATCTACTTCACTTCAAGATATTGTACATAGTTTTTGCTTTATCCATCAGGTAAAGTACACGGTTTCGGGCTCTCATATACGCCTTGAAAAATAG